From the genome of Primulina eburnea isolate SZY01 unplaced genomic scaffold, ASM2296580v1 ctg1027_ERROPOS211797, whole genome shotgun sequence, one region includes:
- the LOC140820405 gene encoding uncharacterized protein, with product MAKGGKASNNQTVVRTSIDDSSSPFYLNNGDHPGLNLVSHALTGTNYNTWMRAMSMALTAKNKLGFVNGSFSRPPNEDLQYGSWLRCNSMVISWILNSVNREIADSLLYFPTALEIWLDLRDRFQQSNAPRIFQIRKLLSGFQQGYLDVSTYYTRMRILWEELKEFQPVSVCKCGALKDWINYHNQECNMQFLMGLNESYTQNRTQILMMDLLPVVSKIFSLIMQEERQRSIHTDMTSFPKSSAPFHSPPIAAVKGTFGGKDSRGNKIYNRPICSHYNILGYTMDKCYKLHGYSPGHPRHKIKQVDTKMHVNQVRGTTCLQIPETNVNRAGDTLSPDHCKQLIAFLISQLQLGCGPPSDLKQHENCDASVSCFSGTFPSCLTTLSNIQTHWVLDIGATHHICCSLSIYHTSTPVSSKVLTKDMMIGTGERVGNVYVLDTSNVSPNFQPISSSSHSEHLPSTRSGRHSVQPSHLRDYHCFTVNSPIPSSTIHPLKNVLNNQILSPSYRTFVNNVSTIIEPQSFSQDVVSPEWRQAMLDELQALEYNETWTIISLPPGKSVVG from the exons ATGGCCAAAGGCGGTAAAGCTTCGAATAATCAGACTGTTGTTCGAACATCAATCGATGATTCAAGCAGCCCATTCTATTTGAACAATGGTGATCATCCAGGATTGAATCTGGTGTCTCATGCCCTCACAGGTACAAATTATAATACCTGGATGCGTGCTATGTCAATGGCTTTGACAGCCAAAAATAAGCTTGGATTTGTCAATGGTAGCTTCTCGCGACCTCCAAATGAAGATCTTCAGTATGGATCCTGGTTGCGATGCAATAGTATGGTAATTTCATGGATTCTGAACTCGGTTAATCGTGAAATTGCTGATAGCTTGCTGTATTTCCCGACGGCGCTTGAAATTTGGTTAGATCTACGCGATCGGTTTCAACAGAGCAATGCTCCTCGCATCTTTCAAATAAGGAAATTACTAAGTGGATTTCAACAAGGTTATCTGGATGTTAGCACGTACTACACGCGAATGAGAATACTTTGGGAAGAACTAAAAGAATTTCAACCAGTTTCGGTGTGTAAATGTGGCGCTTTGAAGGATTGGATCAATTACCATAACCAGGAGTGCAACATGCAGTTTCTGATGGGATTGAATGAGTCCTATACTCAAAATCGAACTCAAATTCTCATGATGGATCTGTTACCTGTCGTCTCGAAGATTTTTTCATTAATCATGCAAGAGGAGAGACAACGCTCCATTCACACTGATATGACAAGTTTCCCCAAATCCTCTGCACCTTTCCATTCACCTCCCATTGCTGCTGTTAAAGGCACTTTCGGGGGCAAGGATAGTCGAGGTAACAAAATTTATAATAGACCTATTTGCTCCCACTATAACATTCTAGGTTATACTATGGATAAATGCTATAAGTTACATGGATATTCTCCGGGGCATCCAAGGCACAAGATCAAACAGGTTGACACTAAGATGCATGTTAATCAAGTTCGGGGTACAACATGTCTTCAAATTCCTGAGACGAATGTGAATCGTGCTGGAGATACTTTGAGTCCAGATCATTGTAAACAGCTCATTGCATTCTTGATCTCTCAACTCCAACTTGGTTGTGGCCCTCCTTCAGATTTAAAGCAACATGAGAATTGTGATGCTTCAGTTTCTTGCTTTAGTGGTACATTTCCTTCATGTCTTACTACTCTTTCTAACATTCAGACACATTGGGTGTTAGACATCGGTGCCACTCATCATATTTGTTGCTCATTATCCATATATCACACCTCGACACCTGTTTCTTCTAAA GTTCTCACCAAGGACATGATGATTGGGACGGGTGAACGAGTTGGCAACGTATATGTTCTAGATACCTCAAATGTATCTCCAAAT TTTCAACCAATCTCCTCGTCTAGTCACAGTGAACACCTCCCCTCCACTCGATCTGGTAGACATTCAGTTCAACCATCTCATCTACGAGACTATCATTGTTTCactgttaattctcccatcccTTCCTCTACTATCCATCCATTGAAGAATGTGCTTAATAATCAGATATTATCTCCTTCCTATAGAACATTTGTCAATAATGTCTCCACAATTATTGAACCGCAGTCATTTTCTCAAGATGTTGTTTCTCCAGAGTGGCGTCAAGCCATGTTGGATGAATTGCAAGCATTGGAATACAATGAGACTTGGACCATTATTTCTTTGCCACCGGGGAAAAGTGTTGTGGGTTGA